The Thermodesulfovibrionales bacterium genome window below encodes:
- a CDS encoding radical SAM protein: MKWGESTMRSVKCHAPSVASVSALEQQTAKKTSASVRSIFLAYVRDEAYFRLLDEYPGENARIKVAAFPPLGIQTLAPVLRRCGHRVRMFDTCHPDMRAEQIAAAIEEERPDAVALSFLSVTAYPVVKKLAERLKFSSPWVRIIVGGVFASMNGHRIIEGCPYIDCVGVGEGEELLQDYLANLDNPGAVDGLVWRNGGQVVCNKPRPLIEDLNQYPYPDRTSLPIDYIESLPLDVPAILSFDKFCTIQTSRGCPYKCIYCDIPTFSHGKWRYRSAAHVLGEMQELNDAGYRSLYLTDDHFLMNSRRINEICTGIIDRKFAFRWGCEGRVDSLAVEQMPIMVKANCDMLAFGVEAGTQKVLNRLGKGQTIEQIEHAIGQAKKHGIKRVHGFFVIGSPKETADDIMKTFSFAARLQIDTFGFNRLSVYRGTPLWREYVDRGIVDDKVDWYKSFKCADIDADVLSGRVVSSLRMQGYARLLAYRAIMRPLKTWLLLRTFSRHMKKSDMLKLILSPFYWKKVVVKPELPASFTSAVR; this comes from the coding sequence ATGAAATGGGGTGAAAGCACGATGAGATCGGTAAAGTGCCACGCGCCTTCAGTCGCATCTGTAAGCGCTTTGGAGCAACAAACCGCAAAAAAGACCTCAGCATCTGTTCGCAGTATCTTTCTCGCCTATGTAAGGGATGAGGCATATTTCCGTCTGCTGGATGAATATCCCGGTGAAAACGCACGGATCAAGGTGGCGGCTTTCCCGCCTCTGGGTATTCAGACCCTCGCGCCTGTTTTACGGCGTTGCGGACACAGGGTCAGGATGTTCGATACCTGCCATCCCGATATGCGCGCAGAACAGATCGCGGCTGCAATTGAAGAAGAGAGGCCGGATGCCGTGGCTCTTTCATTTCTGTCAGTGACCGCGTATCCCGTTGTGAAAAAGCTCGCCGAGAGACTGAAATTCTCATCGCCATGGGTAAGGATCATTGTCGGGGGTGTGTTTGCATCCATGAACGGCCACCGCATCATTGAGGGATGCCCATATATTGACTGTGTTGGTGTTGGAGAGGGTGAAGAGCTGCTTCAGGATTATCTGGCTAATCTTGACAATCCCGGTGCGGTTGATGGTCTTGTTTGGCGTAACGGCGGCCAGGTTGTGTGCAATAAGCCGCGCCCGCTGATTGAAGACCTGAACCAGTATCCCTATCCCGACCGTACCAGTCTGCCTATTGATTATATAGAATCATTGCCGCTGGACGTTCCGGCTATTCTCTCTTTCGACAAATTCTGCACCATACAGACATCCAGGGGCTGTCCATACAAGTGCATATACTGCGATATCCCGACCTTCTCTCACGGCAAATGGCGCTACCGTTCCGCAGCGCATGTCCTTGGAGAAATGCAGGAACTGAATGATGCCGGCTATCGCTCCCTTTATCTGACCGATGACCACTTTCTCATGAACAGCAGACGCATAAATGAAATATGTACCGGTATTATTGATCGCAAGTTCGCGTTCAGATGGGGATGCGAAGGCCGCGTGGATTCTCTGGCCGTCGAGCAGATGCCGATTATGGTCAAGGCAAACTGCGATATGCTCGCATTCGGGGTTGAGGCAGGGACCCAAAAGGTACTCAACAGGCTCGGCAAGGGGCAGACGATTGAACAGATAGAGCATGCGATTGGACAAGCCAAGAAACATGGCATTAAAAGGGTGCATGGTTTTTTTGTGATAGGCTCGCCGAAAGAGACAGCGGACGACATTATGAAAACATTCAGCTTTGCCGCCCGGCTGCAGATCGATACCTTCGGCTTCAACAGACTGAGCGTATATAGGGGAACGCCGTTGTGGCGCGAGTATGTTGACCGTGGCATTGTTGACGATAAAGTTGATTGGTATAAGTCTTTTAAATGCGCCGACATTGATGCTGATGTGCTGTCGGGCAGGGTTGTCAGCAGTCTTCGCATGCAAGGTTACGCAAGGCTGCTGGCGTACCGCGCCATCATGCGTCCCTTAAAGACATGGCTGCTGCTGAGGACATTCAGCAGACATATGAAAAAATCGGACATGTTAAAGTTGATCCTTAGTCCATTCTATTGGAAGAAGGTGGTTGTTAAGCCCGAGCTGCCGGCGAGTTTCACGAGCGCAGTGCGGTAG